One region of Xyrauchen texanus isolate HMW12.3.18 chromosome 11, RBS_HiC_50CHRs, whole genome shotgun sequence genomic DNA includes:
- the LOC127651650 gene encoding zinc finger CCCH domain-containing protein 13-like: MEKEKEKGKEREMEMEKEKGKEREIEREMEKEKGKEREMEKEKGKERKMEKEKGKEREMEKEKGKEREMEKEKGKERKMEKEKGKKREMEKEKGKEREMEKEKGKEREKGKERKMEKEKGKEREMEKGKERKMEKEKGKERKMEKEKGKESEMEKEKGKEREMEKEKGKEREMENEKGKGRACRKNQVRKQQQ, encoded by the coding sequence atggagaaggagaaggagaaagggaaagagagggagatggagatggagaaggagaaagggaaagagagggagatagagagggagatggagaaggagaaagggaaagagagggagatggagaaggagaaagggaaagagaggaagatggagaaggagaaagggaaagagagggagatggagaaggagaaagggaaagagagggagatggagaaggagaaagggaaagagaggaagatggagaaggagaaagggaaaaagagggagatggagaaggagaaagggaaagagagggagatggagaaggagaaagggaaagagagggagaaagggaaagagaggaagatggagaaggagaaagggaaagagagggagatggagaaagggaaagagaggaagatggagaaggagaaagggaaagagaggaagatggagaaggagaaagggaaagagagtgagatggagaaggagaaagggaaagagagggagatggagaaggagaaagggaaagagagggagatggagaatgagaaagggaaagggagagcatgcaggaaaaaccaggtgaggaaacaacaacaataa